From a single Micromonospora sp. WMMD1102 genomic region:
- a CDS encoding APC family permease, with translation MASPTSLVKRLLLGRPFRSDKLQHTLLPKRIALPVFASDALSSVAYAPDEILLTLSIAGASAYLFSPWVALAVVVVMLTVVASYRQNVHAYPSGGGDYEVATVNLGPKFGVGVASALLVDYVLTVAVSVSSGVANLGSVLPFVAEHRVGVAVTAVALLTAINLRGLRESGTAFAIPTYGFMIVIIGMILTGLVRIFVLGHDLRAPSAELVVSAEHADLTAFAMAFLLLRAFSSGCAALTGVEAISNGVPAFKPPKSRNAATTLLLLGSVAIIMIMGIIWLSRLTGLQFMENPARQLEDGPVGYVQKTVTVQLGEAIFGGGVLLFVVAGATALILFLAANTAFNGFPVLGSILAQDRYLPRQLHTRGDRLAFSNGIFFLALTAILLIVAFQAEVTRLIQLYIVGVFVSFTLSQAGMIRHWNRLLRTERDPVVRRRMVRSRAINAFGMGLTGAVLVIVLVTKFLLGAWIAIAAMAVIFAMMLGIRRHYDRVAAELTPAEGRPVLPARNHAIVLVSKVHQPTLRAVAYALATRPDTLTALTVNVDEADTRAVQAEWERHGVTVPLTVIDSPYREITRPILDFVASARRESPRDVVTVFIPEYVVGHWWENLLHNQSALRIKGRLLFEPGVMVTSVPWQLASTARKNLDRFDATLSRGPARGPRGGAPVGGLFGPPPPSNTAAAAAPPPPLAGTDLEEPPPAPGRDAAGPR, from the coding sequence GTGGCCAGTCCCACCTCGCTAGTGAAGCGCCTGCTGCTGGGCCGACCGTTCCGGTCGGACAAGTTGCAGCACACGCTGTTGCCGAAGCGCATCGCGCTGCCGGTCTTCGCCTCCGACGCGCTCTCCAGCGTGGCGTACGCCCCGGACGAGATCCTGCTGACGCTCTCCATCGCCGGCGCGTCGGCGTACCTCTTCTCGCCCTGGGTCGCGCTCGCCGTCGTGGTGGTGATGCTCACCGTGGTGGCGAGCTACCGGCAGAACGTGCACGCCTATCCGTCCGGCGGCGGCGACTACGAGGTGGCCACGGTCAACCTCGGGCCGAAGTTCGGTGTCGGGGTGGCCAGCGCGCTGCTCGTCGACTATGTGCTGACCGTCGCCGTCTCGGTCTCCTCCGGGGTGGCCAACCTCGGCTCGGTGCTGCCGTTCGTCGCCGAGCACCGGGTCGGGGTCGCGGTGACCGCGGTGGCCCTGCTGACCGCGATCAACCTGCGCGGTCTGCGCGAGTCCGGTACGGCGTTCGCGATCCCGACCTACGGCTTCATGATCGTCATCATCGGGATGATCCTCACCGGACTGGTCCGGATCTTCGTGCTCGGCCACGACCTCCGGGCGCCGAGCGCCGAGTTGGTGGTCAGCGCCGAGCACGCCGACCTGACCGCCTTCGCGATGGCCTTCCTGCTGCTGCGGGCCTTCTCCTCCGGCTGTGCCGCGCTGACCGGGGTGGAGGCGATCTCCAACGGCGTACCCGCGTTCAAGCCGCCGAAGAGCCGCAACGCCGCGACCACGCTGCTGCTGCTCGGCTCGGTGGCGATCATCATGATCATGGGGATCATCTGGCTCTCCCGGCTGACCGGCCTGCAGTTCATGGAGAACCCGGCCCGGCAGCTCGAGGACGGCCCGGTCGGGTACGTGCAGAAGACCGTCACCGTGCAGCTCGGCGAGGCCATCTTCGGCGGCGGCGTACTCCTCTTCGTGGTGGCCGGCGCGACCGCGCTGATCCTGTTCCTGGCCGCCAACACCGCGTTCAACGGCTTTCCGGTGCTCGGCTCGATCCTGGCCCAGGACCGCTACCTGCCCCGGCAGCTGCACACCCGGGGCGACCGGCTGGCCTTCTCCAACGGCATCTTCTTCCTGGCGCTCACCGCGATCCTGCTGATCGTCGCCTTCCAGGCCGAGGTGACCCGGCTGATCCAGCTCTACATCGTCGGTGTCTTCGTCTCGTTCACGCTCTCCCAGGCCGGGATGATCCGGCACTGGAACCGGTTGCTGCGTACCGAGCGGGATCCGGTGGTGCGGCGCAGGATGGTCAGGTCCCGGGCCATCAACGCCTTCGGGATGGGGCTGACCGGGGCGGTACTGGTGATCGTCCTGGTCACCAAGTTCCTGCTCGGCGCGTGGATCGCCATCGCCGCGATGGCGGTGATCTTCGCCATGATGCTCGGTATCCGCCGGCACTACGACCGGGTCGCCGCCGAGCTGACCCCGGCCGAGGGCCGCCCGGTGCTGCCGGCCCGAAACCACGCCATCGTGCTGGTCAGCAAGGTGCACCAGCCGACCCTGCGAGCGGTCGCCTATGCCCTGGCGACCCGGCCGGACACCCTGACCGCGCTCACCGTGAACGTCGACGAGGCGGACACCCGGGCGGTGCAGGCGGAGTGGGAACGGCACGGGGTCACCGTCCCGCTGACCGTGATCGACTCCCCGTACCGGGAGATCACCCGGCCGATCCTCGACTTCGTCGCGTCGGCCCGCCGGGAGTCGCCCCGCGACGTGGTCACGGTCTTCATCCCGGAGTACGTCGTCGGGCACTGGTGGGAGAACCTGCTGCACAACCAGAGCGCACTGCGGATCAAGGGACGGCTGCTCTTCGAACCCGGGGTGATGGTGACGAGCGTGCCGTGGCAGCTCGCCTCCACCGCCCGGAAGAACCTGGACCGGTTCGACGCCACCCTCAGCCGTGGACCGGCCCGCGGACCGCGCGGCGGTGCCCCGGTCGGCGGGCTCTTCGGCCCGCCCCCACCGTCGAACACCGCGGCCGCCGCAGCCCCGCCGCCACCGCTGGCCGGTACCGACCTCGAAGAGCCGCCGCCCGCCCCCGGGCGGGACGCGGCCGGTCCGCGATGA
- a CDS encoding TRAM domain-containing protein — translation MNAGEQLRALPTGPGEGSTGPGEGSTGPGEGSTGPGEGSTGPGEGSTGPGEAERVELTVGPVAHGGHCVARLDGQVVFVRHALPGERVVAEITEVRRDFLRADAVTVLDASPDRVDPPCPWAGPQRCGGCDLQHVSPAAQRHWKAEVVHEQLRRLAGLTPEQVAALDVRVDELPGGMLGWRSRVRYAVDAAGRAGLLKHRSHEVVPIDRCRIARPALQELPVLAPGGHRWPDVDLVEVVASSAGDVTVRGRRAAGPSTAGLSTAGLSAAGPSAGGDPSGGAERVREVAVGRTWRLPPEAFWQVHPAAADTLAAAVLDLLAPRPGESAWDLYGGAGLFAAALAGRVGPAGRITLVESAEPAVEAARDNLRDLPSIEVVRASVGPALCRRRIVGPVDLVVLDPPRAGAGADVVRAVAVATTRAVAYVACDPAAFARDARTFRQAGWRLAALRGYDLFPMTQHVELVALLLPDED, via the coding sequence ATGAACGCGGGAGAGCAGCTCCGAGCGCTGCCGACCGGTCCGGGTGAGGGATCGACCGGTCCGGGTGAGGGATCGACCGGTCCGGGTGAGGGATCGACCGGTCCGGGTGAGGGATCGACCGGTCCGGGTGAGGGATCGACCGGTCCGGGTGAGGCGGAGCGGGTCGAGCTGACCGTCGGCCCGGTGGCACACGGCGGGCACTGCGTGGCCCGGCTGGACGGGCAGGTGGTCTTCGTCCGGCACGCCCTGCCGGGGGAGCGCGTGGTCGCCGAGATCACCGAGGTACGCCGGGACTTCCTGCGGGCGGACGCGGTGACCGTACTCGACGCCTCGCCGGACCGGGTCGACCCGCCCTGCCCGTGGGCGGGGCCGCAGCGGTGCGGCGGCTGCGATCTCCAGCACGTCTCCCCGGCCGCGCAGCGGCACTGGAAGGCCGAGGTGGTCCACGAACAGTTGCGCCGGCTGGCCGGCCTGACCCCGGAGCAGGTGGCCGCGTTGGACGTCCGGGTCGACGAGCTGCCCGGCGGCATGCTCGGCTGGCGCTCCCGGGTCCGGTACGCCGTCGACGCCGCCGGCCGGGCCGGGCTGCTCAAGCACCGCTCACACGAGGTGGTCCCGATCGACAGGTGCCGGATCGCCCGCCCGGCCCTCCAGGAGCTGCCGGTACTCGCCCCCGGCGGTCACCGCTGGCCCGACGTCGACCTGGTGGAGGTGGTCGCCTCCTCGGCCGGCGACGTGACGGTACGCGGCCGGCGCGCCGCCGGCCCGTCCACCGCCGGTCTGTCGACCGCCGGCCTGTCCGCCGCCGGCCCGTCCGCCGGTGGCGACCCGTCGGGTGGTGCGGAGCGGGTCCGGGAGGTGGCGGTCGGCCGGACGTGGCGGCTGCCGCCGGAGGCGTTCTGGCAGGTGCACCCGGCGGCGGCGGACACCCTGGCGGCGGCCGTACTGGACCTGCTGGCACCCCGGCCCGGCGAGTCCGCCTGGGACCTGTACGGCGGTGCCGGACTGTTCGCGGCGGCGCTGGCCGGCCGGGTCGGCCCGGCCGGCCGGATCACCCTGGTCGAGTCGGCCGAGCCGGCGGTCGAGGCCGCCCGGGACAATTTGCGCGACCTGCCCTCGATCGAGGTGGTCCGGGCCTCGGTCGGTCCGGCGCTGTGCCGCCGCCGGATCGTCGGGCCGGTCGACCTGGTGGTGCTGGACCCGCCGCGCGCCGGTGCCGGCGCCGATGTGGTCCGGGCGGTCGCCGTGGCCACCACCCGGGCGGTGGCCTACGTGGCCTGCGACCCGGCGGCGTTCGCCCGGGACGCCCGCACCTTCCGGCAGGCGGGCTGGCGGCTCGCCGCGCTGCGCGGGTACGACCTCTTCCCGATGACCCAGCACGTCGAGCTGGTGGCGCTGCTGCTGCCGGACGAGGACTGA